The Brachionichthys hirsutus isolate HB-005 unplaced genomic scaffold, CSIRO-AGI_Bhir_v1 contig_769, whole genome shotgun sequence genome has a window encoding:
- the LOC137912646 gene encoding mRNA decay activator protein ZFP36L1-like: protein MPSYPLSQFSDLEEMMCKQLLNLDLSDQSGPPPSLGLAMRTPGYISQLHCNTSLSLSSLSCLSTEHSDSALLASGQWGQQSESPTSSRLTNSNQWRKSGFFGQRSISMVESSSLTPASLGWPGTDVKHSQSDVGPIALNAGSSSLSSSRYKTELCRSFTESGLCKYGGKCQFAHGQEELRDLSRHPKYKTEPCRTFHTIGFCPYGMRCHFVHNNEEDKTPPAARSSSPSVAQQLPASSRLHRPPLVRQSFSFAGFPSAPQQLLQPALTAPPSFTCAPSASPPSSADFTELLSQAFLEIDSAFEASPAHQYRPMGQAAAADPRSPFLPSPDSGCSPCGPSPNASPSLRQSPGAAEVCPGPLGDRSLSSTSLSDQDQDGSSSSGSLSGSESCGGINEASGRRLAVFSQLSVPEDATGFSL from the exons ATGCCATCTTACCCCCTCAGCCAGTTTTCGGACTTGGAAGAGATGATGTGCAAG CAATTGCTGAACCTCGACTTGAGTGACCAGAGCGGACCGCCACCATCCCTCGGCCTGGCAATGAGAACTCCAGGTTACATCAGTCAGCTTCACTGCAACAcatcactgtccctctcatctCTCTCCTGCCTCTCCACCGAGCATTCTGACAGTGCACTTCTAGCCTCCGGCCAATGGGGGCAGCAGTCGGAAAGCCCCACGTCTTCCCGACTTACCAATTCCAACCAGTGGAGAAAGTCGGGCTTCTTTGGCCAGCGCTCCATCAGCATGGTGGAGAGCAGCAGCCTGACGCCAGCGAGTCTGGGCTGGCCCGGAACCGACGTAAAGCATTCCCAGAGTGACGTCGGCCCCATCGCGCTAAACGCAGGCTCTTCCTCGTTATCCTCATCGCGCTACAAGACTGAACTGTGCCGATCTTTCACCGAGAGTGGCTTGTGCAAGTATGGCGGGAAGTGCCAGTTCGCACACGGGCAAGAAGAGCTGCGGGATCTGAGCAGACATCCGAAGTACAAAACGGAACCATGTCGTACTTTTCACACCATCGGCTTCTGCCCGTATGGGATGCGCTGCCACTTTGTGCACAACAATGAGGAAGATAAGACCCCCCCAGCTGctcgctcctcctcccccagcgTTGCCCAGCAGCTACCTGCATCTTCCCGCTTGCACAGACCTCCTCTAGTGAGGCAGAGCTTCAGCTTCGCCGGGTTTCCCTCTGCtccccagcagctcctccagcctgcTCTTACGGCTCCTCCTTCTTTCACGTGTGCCCCATcggcctctcctccctccagcgCCGACTTCACTGAGCTGCTGTCCCAAGCGTTCCTCGAGATTGACTCTGCCTTTGAGGCCTCCCCTGCCCACCAGTACCGGCCCATGGGTCAGGCTGCGGCGGCAGACCCCCGTTCTCCATTCCTGCCTTCACCAGACTCCGGCTGTTCTCCCTGCGGGCCGTCTCCAAACGCTTCCCCGTCCCTGAGACAGAGTCCCGGTGCTGCCGAGGTCTGTCCAGGGCCACTGGGTGACCGGTCCCTGTCCTCCACGTCTCTgtcagaccaggaccaggatgGCAGCAGCTCCTCCGGGTCGCTCAGTGGCTCTGAATCCTGTGGCGGCATCAACGAAGCCAGCGGCAGACGTCTGGCGGTGTTCAGCCAGCTGTCCGTTCCAGAGGACGCCACTGGGTTCAGCCTTTAA
- the LOC137912656 gene encoding trafficking protein particle complex subunit 6b-like isoform X2 — MADESLFDFLHMEIVSHVYTEQRSGKGEIKDNKDRAVCVSVLESMGFRVGQGIIERLTRDSPSFKDELDVMKFICKDFWTKVFRRQVDNLRTNHQGTYVLQDNKFSLLTQLSNGKQYLDQAPKYLAFSCGVVRGALSNLGLDSVVTAEVSVMPSCKFQVVVQKL, encoded by the exons ATGGCAGACGAGTCTCTGTTTGACTTTCTCCATATGGAGATCGTGTCTCATGTTTACACGGAGCAGCGATCCGGAAAAGGAGAGATAAAGGACAATAAG GACagagctgtttgtgtttctgtgcttgaGAGCATGGGCTTCAGAGTGGGACAAGGCATCATTGAAAG ACTGACCCGCGACTCGCCGAGCTTCAAGGATGAATTGGATGTGATGAAGTTTATCTGTAAAGATTTCTGGACAAAGGTTTTCAGAAGGCAGGTCGACAACCTCAGAACAAACCATCAG GGAACCTACGTTCTGCAGGATAACAAGTTTTCTCTGCTGACTCAGCTCTCCAATGGAAAACAGTACCTGGATCAGGCTCCTAAG TACCTTGCCTTTTCATGTGGCGTGGTGAGAGGAGCTCTGTCTAACCTCGGTCTGGACAGCGTGGTGACGGCCGAGGTCTCTGTCATGCCGTCCT GTAAATTCCAGGTGGTAGTCCAGAAATTGTGA
- the LOC137912665 gene encoding biogenesis of lysosome-related organelles complex 1 subunit 3-like, which translates to MSSGYQIVVQGEASETDSDDEVYLTSMSAPQTTAVGAKVPGEASETDSEGEEVQADQATTPSQQGSRILKRDLPPLIVVRDRPDIESIVEDRASPGRRLHDETLLQQKLQESNSRLYNDVGQTVRQVYSNATKEVHSATAQLNASQSAIINASHSIRLILDDLKAVSEKIDIITSCQILPDININNQNNYTAHKT; encoded by the exons ATGTCTAGCGGGTACCAGATCGTGGTGCAGGGCGAGGCCTCCGAGACAGACTCTGATGATGAAGTCTACCTCACTTCCATGTCTGCTCCCCAAACAACCGCAGTGGGAGCCAAG GTTCCTGGGGAGGCATCGGAAACAGACAGCGAGGGTGAGGAGGTGCAAGCGGATCAAGCTACTACGCCGAGCCAGCAGGGGTCTCGGATACTCAAGCGAGACCTGCCGCCTCTTATTGTAGTCAGAGACCGTCCTGACATAGAGTCCATCGTAGAAGACAGGGCGAGCCCCGGACGCAGGCTGCATG ATGAGACCTTGTTACAGCAGAAGCTGCAAGAATCTAACAGCCGGCTATATAATGACGTGGGACAGACGGTTCGGCAGGTTTACAGCAATGCCACTAAAGAG GTCCACAGTGCAACAGCTCAGCTGAATGCTTCACAGAGTGCCATCATCAATGCATCCCACAGCATCAGATTAATCCTGGATGACCTGAAGGCCGTCTCTGAGAAGATTGACATCATCACCAGCTGCCAAATACTGCCTGATATTAACATTAATAACCAAAATAATTATACTGCTCACAAAACATAa
- the LOC137912656 gene encoding trafficking protein particle complex subunit 6b-like isoform X1 — protein sequence MADESLFDFLHMEIVSHVYTEQRSGKGEIKDNKDRAVCVSVLESMGFRVGQGIIERLTRDSPSFKDELDVMKFICKDFWTKVFRRQVDNLRTNHQGTYVLQDNKFSLLTQLSNGKQYLDQAPKYLAFSCGVVRGALSNLGLDSVVTAEVSVMPSCKLYQNTNPLMGRVW from the exons ATGGCAGACGAGTCTCTGTTTGACTTTCTCCATATGGAGATCGTGTCTCATGTTTACACGGAGCAGCGATCCGGAAAAGGAGAGATAAAGGACAATAAG GACagagctgtttgtgtttctgtgcttgaGAGCATGGGCTTCAGAGTGGGACAAGGCATCATTGAAAG ACTGACCCGCGACTCGCCGAGCTTCAAGGATGAATTGGATGTGATGAAGTTTATCTGTAAAGATTTCTGGACAAAGGTTTTCAGAAGGCAGGTCGACAACCTCAGAACAAACCATCAG GGAACCTACGTTCTGCAGGATAACAAGTTTTCTCTGCTGACTCAGCTCTCCAATGGAAAACAGTACCTGGATCAGGCTCCTAAG TACCTTGCCTTTTCATGTGGCGTGGTGAGAGGAGCTCTGTCTAACCTCGGTCTGGACAGCGTGGTGACGGCCGAGGTCTCTGTCATGCCGTCCTGTAAGTTGTATCAGAACACCAATCCCTTGATGGGTAGAGTCTGGTGA